Within Spirochaetota bacterium, the genomic segment GGAAATTATGTTGAGAATGTGCGTATTGAGTTTAGAAGGGGTGTAGCGTTTAAGGTTGAGGCTGCTAAAGGGAAAGATTTTATCTCAAAGCAGTTATCAATAGATATTGGAGCAAGCAGGGTAGGGGAATTTTCACTCACTGATAAAAGATTTTCCAAGATAAATAAATTTATGGCTAGCACCCTCTATGATGAAAATTACGGGGGTAATTTTGGGAACTGTCATCTCGCTCTAGGCTCATCCTATTTGGATACATACGATGGGGATGCATCAATGCTTAAAAAAGATGGAAAGGATAAATTGGGATTTAATGATTCGGCACTACATTGGGATTTGGTAAATACTGAGAAAAAGACGGTAACCGCTTCCCTTACTTCAGGGGAGAAAAGGGTAATCTATGAGGATGGAATTTTCAAATGCTGATGATTTTGTTCAAGTAAATATTGAAAATTTTCAATCCACCCTTGGTGTGGTAAAGCTTAGTAAGAAAAAAAGGATTATTACTTTTGGGGAATTAGGGAAATCTATCTATTAACTACATGAATATTCCTTTTATTATCGTTTTATTAGATTTGTCTTGACAACCCCTTGCTTCGATTTAACCTTACTAAAAAATAATTAATTCAATTAAAGAGAGGTGAAATGCTATGGGACTATTTATAATATCAATAATAATAATTATTTTAGGATTAGTTATTGCATATTCCAAAGGTGCCGGGGGCCAAATTATGGAAGGATTTGGTATCAATAAGGAGTTTGGCAAATTTGCAGGATTAGCTGGTGTAATTATAGGTTTATTCATATTAATATATTCCTTTTTGTTCACAGTTGATGAAGGCGAGGCGGTTGTACTTGTACAATTTGGTAAACTCTACTCTACTATTGATTCACCTGGAGTACATGCGAAGAGACCGTGGGCAACCATTCATGCATATCCTAAGAGAATTAGGGAACATACTACAGTTATTGAGGTTAGAACCGAAGATGGGATGAGTGTAAGGATTGATACTACTACATGGTATAAGGTGGATACTGGAAGTATTGATAGAATATATAAGGAAATTGCGGCTGATGTTACAGCTTTGGCAGAGAACATTATCTTCCCAGCTTTAAGGACTACAATCAGAAATACAGTTTCACAGTATACTGTAAAACAGCTTTATGTTGAGAGAACCGATATATCAAAGAAAATTTTTGAAGATGCAAAGATGGAGTTAGCAAAAAAATATGTGTTGCTTGATAATGTAATGTTGAGGGATATAAAACTCCCTGAAAATATTGAGAGTGCGGTTCAGATGAAGATAAAGGCTCAACAGGACGCAGAGGCGGCTGAATATAAGAAGTTGAAGGCAATAAAGGATGCAGAGATAAAAGTAGAGGAGGCAAAGGGGATTGCACAGGCTCAGTCAATAATAAATAGAACCCTGACACCCAATTATCTTCAACACGAGGCGATAGCGGCATATAAGGAATTAGTAAACTCGAAGAATACAACATTTGTTATAATGCCAACGAACCCCAAGGCTACTGGAATGCCATTGATACTTAATTCTAAATAATAGATGGAGAGGAATTAATTTTAGTGTAATATTGTATTGTAGTGTTATTGTAACAGGATTTCTAAGGGACTGTATTATTAAGTATACGAATACTGTTTCATTTATTGTAGCTAACTATGTGGTATCTATTTTCTATGAGATGAGCATTATATAACTTTTCAAGAGATTATTTCCCTGACCTTGGTTATGTAGAGAGTGTATGAAATATTTTTTTGTATAGAAAAATTATCTTAAGAGGGTTTCGTAGGCTTTCTGAATGGAAATAAATTTGTTGTGGGCCATCTCCTGAAATTCTTGCCCAAGGTGTTGAACTTTATCTGGGTGATATTGTACTATCAATCTGTTATATGCTGATCTAATCTCTTCCTTTGAGGCTCCTTGTTTAATTCCAAGTATCTTGTAAGGGTCATCATCCGGATATCTCTTATTATCGGTTGATTGTTGCTCCTTTCTATATGAGTACGATGAAGCCCTTCCAGTTTTGTGAATTCGTTTCATTCTGGATATCCACCATACAACTAAAGCTATTATTGAGAGGTCATCTATCCATCCAGCACCTAATAAGAAATCTGGCACAATATCAAAAGGATTGAGCAAATATGCAATTGCTATTATCCATAGAAGATACTTTTTGATCATTTTCCTATTCGCCCTGTGTATGGAATTATATAAATTTTGTGATTATTATTTGTTAATAATAGTCAACGTTTTTATACTAATAAAAAATTAATTTCTATATAACTCAGATAAGTAGAGGTGGTAGCAAACAAATAATTGAATATAATAGGCTAGAATATTGTATAGAATTAATTACTATTATAGTATTGTTCTCTATTGTATAATATATAAAAAGTATAGGTCTAGTCTGAGGGGATTTGATAGACTGTAACTTACATTATCTACTAAGTATTTATCCTTATTATTATTAATAAAATTTGTTTCTCATTTTATACTATTACTTGTAGCAGTATAAAATGAGTCCCTCGATTAAAAACTATATAATAGACCAAAAGTCAGCTTTAGCATTGTTTTATCTCTGTCAGCTATATCGTGAAATAAAAATCTGACTTCAAAAATCATGGAAAGTGGTCCGTTTATATCAAATTCAATACCACCGAATCCCTCAATTCCAGCATCAGAGTCCTCATCAGTTGTGGTGTCATCTTCGTAATCAAGATAGTTTAATGCAGGTCCAAATCCAAGGAATGGCGATACAGTGCTTTTTTTCAAAAAAAACCAGTACCAGTCGATGTGGAAGGCGTAAACATCAAATAATTCCGTATCATCTATTGCCATCTCAACATAATCTATACTTGGTCTAAACCTAAGAGAATTGAATATAAATGTTCCTAAATCAAAGAGGATACCCAATGTCCAAGTATCATCGAATTCTAGATCAGAGTAATCATCCATCATTTTAGCATATCCACCTTTTACCCCCATCGCCCTTGAGTATGATTTATCAGTTGATATAAAGATAATACTAACAACCAATAACAGGATTCCCAATATTTTCATTTCTATCTCCTTAATAATATTTAGATTTCATAATTATATTTTCATAGTTCTAATGATTTTGTAGATTAGGGATTGGTGTGAATTCTGTCAATACATTTATTATCAGTAGTATTTTAAAAAGTGGAGTAATTTTAATAGATAGTGCGTATTTCAGTTAAACCTACCAACTATTCCTGATTGTTATAATAGTAATATATTGAAAGAACATATTTTTATATCACATAACCCTCATATATCCAGGTATTTTGTGATTTAGAAATTTATATGATAAATATACGAAGTCAGGTATAGATGGCAAGACTAGCAGGATTATCAAACAAGCTATTAAGTGAATTATATTGCTATAAAGAATAGTAGTATAATTATGTGGAATATTATAATAATCCAGTATAGCTACAATCAAAATGGGAAGTATTTCCCTCGCACTTAGTGCTTCTTCTTTTCTTCTTCCATATTCATTATTATTGAGTGCTTACGTTATAATCAATCATACTAAAAAAAAGAAGCTGGTTATTTTTACTATAAATTGGTCTATCCTTAAGAACATTTTTTATCTCACTTATTATCTTCATACCATTGTCAATATATCCATTTCTGTTAAGATATATTCCATTAAATCCGGTTTTAGATAAAATTTTAATCATTTCTTTTACAGGTTTTGATGCAATTGATTTTTGCCATGCATCATCTTTCCTACCCTTTATTACTCCATAACTCCATCGCAAGGTTTTTGAATGCAAGTAACATCTAAAATGATCATAATGTTCCATATTATGAACTGTTGAAGTTCCAGGATAAGAGTCGTAGGGCAATTGAAAAATCATGGAATTTTCAGGGATTGATTTTTCAATTCTCTGAATAAATTCCTTATCGTGTTCATAAGCTGATTTGTACTTATCTTGTTTATGAATAAAATATAAACTTGATTGATCAAATAAACCCAAAAGTAGTATTAGAATAGCAAAAATGTTTAAAAAAAATTTCGATAAATTTATCCTTTTATACCCCTTACCGATTGGGAGTTTTATATAGTACTTTTCATCAAGATATTTTTTATACAAAATTTCAATTAGAACAAGTATAGCAATAAATGAAAAAAAAGCAATGTACACACTAATTCTATTATATGCACGAATTCTATAAGCAACAAGGGGAGAAATTATTGAACAAAAACCACCAACTGTTGCTAGTAAAACCGCAGAGATATTTAAGATGCTTAAATGGTTCAATAATTTTATTCTCTCTTTTTCCATTAAAATATTCCTTTGATAAAACAATAAAAAGGCAATTAATATAATAAATCCTGCAAATCCAATTACTCCCAATGTGGCACAATCATTTTCATTTACCATAAGCGCTTTCTCATTATATATGTTCTTAACATCTGCTAATAAGTCTACCCTATGTCCGGTTACAGGAAGAAACATCTGAAATATTTTTAATGCAAATTTTTCAGTGCCACCATAATGTCTGTTTGGCACTTCACTGTTAATCCCATTTTTTATCTGATAAATAAAAGTTGGAGAAATGTTTATTAAACCTGTGCAGGTAATTGTTACTATAAGAATAACTGCAGAGATTAAAGAAGGTGACCTCTTTCCCATAAAATAACTTGCTGTTCCTGCAATTAAAAGAAAGAAACAAGCAAAAAAAGCATAATATATTCCTGAAGTAGCAACTAATATACATATTACAATGCTAAAAATAGCTTTAGGATTTATACTTAAGTAAAATCCTTTTCCACCTTCTTTTGGTTTAACTAATGTCAATTCACCTGAAAATATCCATAGTATCACCATTATCGTTAGCGGCACCAAGTAATAGGCTGATAGAAAAATGTGGTCTATATTTCTAAAGAGATGATAAGGAAGAAAAGTATAAAGGATTGCGCCGACAAAAGACAGCAGAAATGAAAAATTAAACTTTCTGAAAACATAAAACGATGCAGCAGCGATCAAAGGAAATGTAAATATAAAAAATAAATTTATCGCGATGAAAACATCATCAAAAAAAAATGAGATCAGTTTTATCAATAAAAAATGCAGATTATCAGACTGTGGAAAATCATATACATCCTGACCAAATGGCATCCCTACAAAATCATTATGCAAATACCAGCCATTATCAATCATTCCTTTAATCCATTCAGCGAATAAAAAGTAATCATTGCTGTATCGAAATGGAATATTTAAATTGATTTGCCATAATTCCATAACATATGTTAAAATTATTAAGCTTGATATAAATATGAATAAATATATACAAATTATTTTTGTAATAGATAATCGGTTAATTGTTTTCCTCATATTTTTATATTCATAGATATAATATTTTTTTATCCGATAAATAAGTGACACAACCGCAAAGGGATAATTAATGAAAAAATAAAAACTTCAAATTCCGATATGCTGAATTATATTATTACAATATTCATTGTTATTTCGTGACTACTCAGGCGTCTTTTGAATGAGGACAATTCATCCCGAATCTTCTGCATCCGTAGGAGCAGTTTCCGGTGTTATAGTAGTGAGGAATAGATCCAATTTTTTTTCTATCAAATTGCTTTTTGTTTCCAGCATAGTTGAATTGACAAAAAAATTTACTTAACAATAACACTATACTGAAGAATAGATCTTAAGCAGTCAATAAGAAAATAGGGCACTATTTTTTATTAAAAGCCTTAAGCGCGTCCTCAACAAATCCAAAACCAATGTTATTTATAACTTGTTCATTAGCTTCAATTATAATAATATTATTTTTTAACATTTCCATATACAAATTCAAATTCTTTTTGTCGATTACTTCATCTGTTTGCTGAGGTAATGTCCTGTTTAAGTTATAATAAAAATATAAATTGCATTGCGAATATACATCGCATGTATTTAGATAGTAAAAAATATTCCTCAGAAAACTACCACCAACAAATAACAGCTTAGGTTTAAACAATTTCCCATTATTATTGCGGCATGAAATTTTTGGATATTGATATCTGTCGTATAACGATTTAGTAAATATTATGTTCGTCAGTTCTGCAATGTCATTATCTGAACCAAAAGGAATCTTGGTAATTTCAATATCTTTAAAGTTTATAGATGTTAATTTTTTATTAATTATCCTCTCTAATGTCGAAATAAATTTATCTGTAAAGAAATATGCAGAATAGTAGCTCCAATGAATACCACTTTTGGGGAATAAGGGATATGGGCTTTTCTTTTTTAGTTCAATAAAAAAACTATGCCCATCGAGATAGTTTATTTTATATTTATTAAATAATGAAATTATATTCTCATAATTGCTTTTCTTTCTAACGTTCTTTTCAGCTATATATTTCTTCTTTATATACTCGGGAATATACTCAGGGTAGATGCTGGCTTTATTTGGTGTGATTATTAATAAAAAACCGATATCTTTTGATTTCAACAATTTTTGTAATTTTGTTATATTAATTGCTTTTTTCTCCAATTCACAAATTGGCACTATATCTCTATTATAATAGTTATCAATATAGGGTGTTGAGTAAAGCCATTTATCTTTTCCAATAATAATCGAAGGTGTTGCACTAACATAATTAAAAAAACTATAATTTATTTGATTATCAATTCTTATAAAAGCCGCCCTTAACCCAATATTGTATGACAACCATTTTTCAATATCCCTTTGAAATTGTCCTGTGAAAAAACGACCTATTGATAATGATGGAAATTTAGTAGTCTTCTCAACTCCAGATAATTTCATACCTCTAGTCCATTCCAATCCCTTAACTACTGTTAGTGATAATGTTACTGTTAAGTATAAAGAGTAGAAAAAAAGTATTATTATTGAAATATTTTTAGTTCGATTCACGTTTATTAAAACCTAAAATAAATAAATGGTTTAAAGCTTTTGTTAAGCAATGAAGCAAAGGAAAGCACAAATAGAATGATTATTATACACTGTTTTATCCAAAAAGTCTGTAATTCATTAATCCTATTTTTAAATTTTCCCTGGAGTTTGGTTACACCTGAATCAGGGAAAAAGCTTATAAATGAGGCTATAAATAATGTAAAAATATTTCTATTATTGATCAGATCATCAAGCATTACATTTGTTGATATCTGATTTATATTTGTGAAATCAAAAATTCTTTGCAGATATTGAAATGCAAAAGTAATATTATCTGAACGAAAAATAACCCACCCGATCATAACTAGAATAAATGTTAAGGATATATTGATAACCTTGCTTAGCCATTTAAACCTTTCTCCCCAAAACATTTTAACGCATCGAAATTTCGAAAAATTACAAGAATGGGCTATCTTATCAATAAAAAGGAAAAAACCGTGATAGATACCCCAGACTATAAATGTCCAGTTGGCGCCATGCCACAAACCTGATATCAGAAAAACTACCCATAGATTTAGATAGTTTCTGAATTTGGAGACCCTATTCCCACCTAGTGGGATATACAGATATTCTTTAAACCAATTTGAGAGGGATATATGCCAGCGTCTCCAAAATTCAGAAAAGTTTTGTGAAATGTATGGCCTGTTGAAGTTCTCCTGAAATGTAAAACCGAGTATTTTGCCAATACCGATTGCCATATCAGAATAACCTGCAAAATCAAAATATATCTGAAAAGTATAACATGTCATACCTAACCATGCATATCCAACAGTGATTGAAGAAAAATCAAGCTGAAAAACCTTATCCGCTACTTCGGCCAATACATCAGCAATTAACACTTTTTTTGCAAATCCAACACAAAACCGAAATAGCCCATCAAAAATGTCATCAATACTATTATCATGACCTTTTAGTTGAGTAGCAATATTATGATATCGAATTATTGGCCCCATCAATAGCTTTGGGAACAAGGCAATATACATCGCATAGTTTAAAAAATTATCACTTGGCTCTGCTTTACCAGAATAAACATCAATCACATAACTTATTTTATGAAATGTAAAGAATGATACTCCGATTGGAAAAATTACATTCTCCCATACCAGGGGATTAAAGTGAAATGTTTCTAGTATTTTATTAATTTCATATATAAAAAAATTAGAATATTTAAAATATATTAAAACTGTGATATTCCCAATCACAGATAGAGCTAAAATGATATTCTGCTTGATTTTTGTTCTCGAATTATAGAGATATTTTACTAATATAAAATCGATAACTGTTGTGATAAATAAAACGATTGCACCCTGCGGGGAACTCCATATATAGAATAAGTAGCTGGCTAAGAGTATTATCATATTTCTATATCTTTTAGGAGCTTTATTATATATTAAAATAAACAATGGAAAGAAATAGAATAAGAATGTAATAGAACTAAAACTCATAAAATAATAACCTTAATGCAATTTTTCATCTAATAAAATTCTCGAATTTTTCATCAACCAGTCACTACTGCCAAAGGCGGCGGCTTCAATCATTCCTAAAAAGAGTGGAACGAAGACTTGTTGTTATTGAATCCCCCGCTGACGGTGGAGGATACTATACTTTTATTGAGTTGTATTAACGAATTTGGCAATAATAAATTTTATTCTTGACATGTAATTTTAGAAGTCTAATGACTATTGCGAAAGATATAGAAAAATATCCTTTTCCAACGAGAGGTGAGGAGGACTATTTTCGAAAATATTGTATATATAATATATAAATGAGGAAAACTTTATAGTAGATAATTATATGAGGAGTAGGATGAAAGTTCTAGTTACAGGCGGATGTGGATTTTTGGGATCACATGTTTGTGAATTCTATACAAAGAAGGGCGATGAGGTTATTTCTTATGACAATATGACTAAACATGAACTAAAACGTACAGGATTTGCAGAAGAGGTTGCAAGAAATTATAATTGGGACTTTTTAAATAGCATTGGGGTTAAAACTGTTAAAGCGGATGTCAGAAATGCTGAAGAGTTAATGGATTATTCTCAGGGTTGTGATTACATCATTCATACTGCTGCACAACCTGCAATGACAATAAGCTGGGAAGATCCTGAGTTGGATATCACAACGAATGTAATGGGTACATTTAATGTTCTTGAAACTGCAAGGAAAATGAAAATACCAGTCGCCATCTGCGCGACAATACATGTTTACGGTAATAAGATAAATGAGACATTGACTGAAAAAGATAATAAATATGTTAGAGAACCAATTGGAATTGATGAAAACCACCCAACACTGGAAGGCATAATAACCCCCCTTCATGCATCAAAAGCATCAGGTGATATATATGCAAGGGTTTATATTGATACATATAATCTAAAGGTTGCAAGCTTTCGCCTTACCGGAATATACGGGACAAGGCAGTTTGGAGGTGAAGATCACGGTTGGGTGGCGAACTTTGCAATAAGAAGCATTCTTGGTTGGCCATTAACAATTTACGGTACAGGCAAGCAGGTGCGTGATATAATATATGCAACAGATATATGCAAGGCCTTTGATGCATTCTATAAAAAGCAAACCCCAGGGATTTACAATATTGGTGGTGGTGAGGAAACTGCAATATCTCTGCTCGAATGTGTGGATATATTAGAAAAGACTAATAAAAAGAAACCAGACGTTAAATTTGAACCTGATAGACATGGAGACCTGCGATATTTTATCTGCGATATTACAAAAGCGAAAAAAGAACTTAACTGGGAGCCTAAGATTATGCCTGAACAAGGTATACAGATGCTTGTTGATTGGATAAAAGAAAACCGTATAATATTCCAAAAGATATCTGAGTAGTCATCTTAAGTACTGTGAAGGATAATGCACAAACATACTTCAAGTAAGCCTCATTGGGACTTTCAGATAAGCTATATCAAATCATAATGAGAATGTAAATGCATGTTAACAAAAGAAGAAATTGAAGAAAAAATCTCCCAAGTGCCTTTCTGGGGACATTCAATACCTCTGCCCCATGGTATCGTCACTCCCGGGAAGGTTATGGATAATTTATTGACATTTGAAAAGCTAAACCTTCCGCTTGATTTAAGTGGTAAACGTGTTTTGGATATTGGTACTTGGGATGGATTTTATAGCTTTGAATGCGAGAAAAGGGGGGCGGAGGTCCTTGCTATAGATAATTGTGAAAGAATGCAGAGGCCGGATGAGAAAGAATACGCAAATATAGGAAACATGGGATTTGAAACTTGTAAAGCAATATTAAATTCCAAAGTTCAATTTCTTAATTTAGATGTATATGATATAACAAAAGAAAAAATAGGTACCTTTGATATAGTTTTGTTTCTGGGAGTTTTATATCATTTACAACACCCACTATTAGCTCTAGAAAAGATATCTGAAGTAACTAAGGATTTTTTAATTGTTGAAACAGAATGGTTAAATACCTTTGCCACAGGCCCTTATTTATACTACACTGAAGGTGATAGCTATAATCAGGACCCAACGAATTGGTTTATACCCAACACAAAGAGTTTGAAAGGAATGCTAAAGGATGTTGGTTTTAATAAAATTGAAATTTTGCATAAAACTCCCGCTGGTTTAAAAACATCTATAAAAACACTAATTAATTTTAGGTTGCATTTGTTTGGTCGCATTATAATATGTGCTTATAAATAATTATTATCGCCGGTTTATTATGGAGAACCGACTTGTCTCAATTAAATAGCGATTAATCCGTATTAACAGGATACTAACTGAAGATATTATAACACATTCATGGCGCTACTGCAAAAATTACTTTTGACAAAATTTTGTGTTCCATATTTGGCTATAATCGCCTGTAATTGACAGTAATCAGTATCGATATTATAAAAATTGACTTTTTGCAGGAACGCCATTCATGGAGTAGATATTATTATGAAAGCCCTGTTATTGGTTGGAGGTAGAGGCAAAAGGCTTGATGAACTTTCTGCTAATAAAAATAAATGCATGATCAAGGTCAACGGCAGACATGTAATTGAATTTAGTTTGGATTATGCAGTAAATACCGATGTTGATGAGATCGTTATCGTTGTAGGATACAGAGCAGAAGAGATAATAAATGTTTATGGCAATAGATATAAAACCAAAAAGCTTAAGTATGTTATTCAATGGGAGCAGAAGGGATTGGTTCACGCGATTGAATGCGCTAAAGATACAATTGATGGCGATGATTTTATGTTATTATTGGGAGATGAAATTTTATTAAATCCAAGGCATAGAGAAATGCTCGAGGAATTTAATAAGGGTGAGGTTTTTGTTTTATGCGGTATCTTGTGGGTAGATGATAAAAATTTGATAAAAAGGACATATACCCTGATTCAGGATGATAATAATAGAATTCATCGTCTTATTGAGAAACCGCGTAATCCTTTAAATAACTATATGGGCACTGGCGATTGTGTTTTCAAGAATGCTATTTTTGATTATATAGATGTCACACCAATTCATCATGAGCGAAACGAAAAGGAATTGCCCGACTTAATACAATGTGCGATTGATGATGGCAATTTAGTAAAATCGTTTATAATATGCGATAAGTATACTAATATTAACACCAAAGATGATATTGAATTAGCAGAAAGTCTTTTATAATATCTATTCTAAAAT encodes:
- a CDS encoding nucleotidyltransferase family protein, giving the protein MKALLLVGGRGKRLDELSANKNKCMIKVNGRHVIEFSLDYAVNTDVDEIVIVVGYRAEEIINVYGNRYKTKKLKYVIQWEQKGLVHAIECAKDTIDGDDFMLLLGDEILLNPRHREMLEEFNKGEVFVLCGILWVDDKNLIKRTYTLIQDDNNRIHRLIEKPRNPLNNYMGTGDCVFKNAIFDYIDVTPIHHERNEKELPDLIQCAIDDGNLVKSFIICDKYTNINTKDDIELAESLL
- a CDS encoding MBOAT family O-acyltransferase, translated to MIILLASYLFYIWSSPQGAIVLFITTVIDFILVKYLYNSRTKIKQNIILALSVIGNITVLIYFKYSNFFIYEINKILETFHFNPLVWENVIFPIGVSFFTFHKISYVIDVYSGKAEPSDNFLNYAMYIALFPKLLMGPIIRYHNIATQLKGHDNSIDDIFDGLFRFCVGFAKKVLIADVLAEVADKVFQLDFSSITVGYAWLGMTCYTFQIYFDFAGYSDMAIGIGKILGFTFQENFNRPYISQNFSEFWRRWHISLSNWFKEYLYIPLGGNRVSKFRNYLNLWVVFLISGLWHGANWTFIVWGIYHGFFLFIDKIAHSCNFSKFRCVKMFWGERFKWLSKVINISLTFILVMIGWVIFRSDNITFAFQYLQRIFDFTNINQISTNVMLDDLINNRNIFTLFIASFISFFPDSGVTKLQGKFKNRINELQTFWIKQCIIIILFVLSFASLLNKSFKPFIYFRF
- a CDS encoding DnaJ domain-containing protein, whose product is MIKKYLLWIIAIAYLLNPFDIVPDFLLGAGWIDDLSIIALVVWWISRMKRIHKTGRASSYSYRKEQQSTDNKRYPDDDPYKILGIKQGASKEEIRSAYNRLIVQYHPDKVQHLGQEFQEMAHNKFISIQKAYETLLR
- a CDS encoding GDP-mannose 4,6-dehydratase, giving the protein MKVLVTGGCGFLGSHVCEFYTKKGDEVISYDNMTKHELKRTGFAEEVARNYNWDFLNSIGVKTVKADVRNAEELMDYSQGCDYIIHTAAQPAMTISWEDPELDITTNVMGTFNVLETARKMKIPVAICATIHVYGNKINETLTEKDNKYVREPIGIDENHPTLEGIITPLHASKASGDIYARVYIDTYNLKVASFRLTGIYGTRQFGGEDHGWVANFAIRSILGWPLTIYGTGKQVRDIIYATDICKAFDAFYKKQTPGIYNIGGGEETAISLLECVDILEKTNKKKPDVKFEPDRHGDLRYFICDITKAKKELNWEPKIMPEQGIQMLVDWIKENRIIFQKISE
- a CDS encoding DUF1698 domain-containing protein, with product MLTKEEIEEKISQVPFWGHSIPLPHGIVTPGKVMDNLLTFEKLNLPLDLSGKRVLDIGTWDGFYSFECEKRGAEVLAIDNCERMQRPDEKEYANIGNMGFETCKAILNSKVQFLNLDVYDITKEKIGTFDIVLFLGVLYHLQHPLLALEKISEVTKDFLIVETEWLNTFATGPYLYYTEGDSYNQDPTNWFIPNTKSLKGMLKDVGFNKIEILHKTPAGLKTSIKTLINFRLHLFGRIIICAYK
- a CDS encoding prohibitin family protein; this encodes MGLFIISIIIIILGLVIAYSKGAGGQIMEGFGINKEFGKFAGLAGVIIGLFILIYSFLFTVDEGEAVVLVQFGKLYSTIDSPGVHAKRPWATIHAYPKRIREHTTVIEVRTEDGMSVRIDTTTWYKVDTGSIDRIYKEIAADVTALAENIIFPALRTTIRNTVSQYTVKQLYVERTDISKKIFEDAKMELAKKYVLLDNVMLRDIKLPENIESAVQMKIKAQQDAEAAEYKKLKAIKDAEIKVEEAKGIAQAQSIINRTLTPNYLQHEAIAAYKELVNSKNTTFVIMPTNPKATGMPLILNSK